From one Acidobacteriota bacterium genomic stretch:
- a CDS encoding PadR family transcriptional regulator has product MGDKRLELPQGTLDMLILKSLELEPMHGWAISERLQQISGNVIQVQQGSLYPALHRLERRGWIKANWAVSENNRRAKYYELTAKGRKQLASETADWQKLTGAVDQILRMA; this is encoded by the coding sequence ATGGGCGATAAAAGGCTGGAACTACCGCAGGGAACCTTGGATATGCTGATCCTGAAATCGCTGGAGCTGGAGCCGATGCACGGCTGGGCGATCTCCGAGCGGCTGCAGCAGATCTCGGGCAATGTGATCCAGGTGCAGCAGGGATCGCTGTACCCGGCGCTGCACCGTCTGGAGCGCCGAGGGTGGATCAAGGCCAACTGGGCGGTGAGCGAGAACAACCGCCGCGCGAAGTATTACGAACTGACGGCGAAGGGTCGTAAACAGTTGGCATCCGAGACCGCCGACTGGCAGAAGCTGACCGGCGCGGTCGACCAGATACTCCGTATGGCCTGA
- a CDS encoding ABC transporter permease — MVNDMLYRLRALFRKDSMNEDLREELEFHIEREAAKHRASGVDAAEAMRRARLALGGAAQVEQRVRDQRGVNAVEGLIEDMRFALRQLRRSPGFTITAALTLALSIGATITMVRIVRSALLEPLPFPQQDRLVGVAFTQPQQSPNDNQAGNTASFLLQHAKSFQSASVYAEGTAGANLATGNQTSDGAVQVAIQAVDRNFFPTLGVQPMLGRNFSAEEDRRNGPKAIILSYGLWQRMFNGDTGIIDRVVHLNGESVAVVGVMPASMSFGSDDSRSLSAEADVWQPLALDTADPGYYGTNYNMLARLRDGVTVEQAQQEVASLDKPLYKEFPFLTQWLSVAKTIPEFKLWPLQQVLVSNIHSSIVALTAAVLAVLLVACLNLAGLNAARAASREREIALRSALGASRFEIVRLLVSESFLLAIAGTALGLGVASVMLPALLANAPMAIPRTGGVHFAAIFAATVLLVFVVTLLCGLLPSWLVLRRSTAANLHTRQTTGASAPHSRMSKALLVAQTAIAVLLLSAASLLLVVFLHLRATPSGVQPEHLAVAQVNLKGSSYASTLATTQFIQKVIDRLQQYPGVKQVAASNGFPLDRGLNITMPPTGNLQKSDLVELRLVTPGYFRAVGIPLLAGRDIAETDRADSAPVIVVSQAIAKKLWPGKSPVDEHVKAFFGKNSPPLTVIGVVADSHTHSLAEDPALLIYEPFTQQSDKSMATLNGWFRTSFAIRSAADTDLAAAVQKAIHDADPGIPVSRYTTMQTIIDNSLARPRFFSSLVTAFAGFALALTVIGLFGLLSYQVTQRTREIGVRVALGATRGQVLRFVLKRGLTLTLLGLALGSAASLLLPRLIHSMMSDIITGGGHVATGLLGTLPALAVACGAMLLAAVVASWLPARRASAIEPMEALRME, encoded by the coding sequence ATGGTGAACGATATGCTTTACCGCCTGCGTGCGTTGTTTCGCAAGGACTCGATGAACGAGGACCTGCGCGAAGAGCTGGAGTTCCACATCGAGCGCGAGGCGGCGAAGCATCGCGCATCGGGCGTCGATGCAGCGGAGGCGATGCGTCGCGCGCGGCTGGCGCTGGGAGGCGCGGCGCAGGTGGAGCAGCGGGTGCGCGACCAACGCGGCGTCAACGCCGTCGAGGGCTTGATCGAGGACATGCGCTTTGCGCTGCGGCAGCTTCGCCGCTCGCCGGGTTTCACGATCACGGCGGCGCTTACTCTGGCGTTGTCGATCGGCGCGACCATCACGATGGTTCGCATCGTGCGGTCGGCATTATTGGAGCCGCTACCGTTCCCGCAGCAGGACAGGCTCGTAGGAGTGGCCTTCACCCAGCCGCAGCAGTCGCCGAATGACAACCAGGCAGGCAACACGGCGAGCTTCCTGTTGCAGCACGCGAAGTCGTTTCAGTCGGCGTCGGTGTATGCCGAGGGGACCGCCGGTGCAAATCTGGCAACCGGCAACCAGACGAGCGACGGAGCCGTGCAGGTTGCGATTCAGGCAGTCGATCGCAACTTTTTTCCGACGCTTGGCGTGCAGCCGATGCTGGGGCGTAACTTCTCTGCTGAGGAAGACAGGCGCAACGGGCCGAAGGCGATCATCCTGAGCTACGGTCTGTGGCAGCGGATGTTCAACGGCGACACCGGCATCATCGATCGCGTCGTGCACCTGAACGGAGAGAGCGTCGCGGTCGTCGGAGTGATGCCCGCGAGCATGAGCTTTGGCAGCGACGACTCACGTTCCTTGAGCGCCGAAGCCGACGTCTGGCAGCCGCTTGCGCTCGACACCGCGGACCCCGGCTACTACGGGACGAACTACAACATGCTCGCGCGGCTTCGCGATGGCGTGACGGTCGAGCAGGCACAACAAGAGGTCGCCTCACTCGACAAGCCGCTGTACAAGGAGTTTCCGTTTCTGACACAGTGGCTCAGCGTTGCGAAGACGATTCCGGAGTTCAAACTGTGGCCGTTGCAACAGGTGCTTGTGAGCAACATCCATTCGAGTATCGTTGCGCTTACGGCGGCCGTGCTCGCTGTTTTGCTGGTGGCCTGCCTGAACCTTGCGGGACTGAACGCCGCGCGGGCTGCGAGCCGTGAGCGCGAGATTGCGCTGCGCAGCGCTCTCGGGGCATCGCGGTTTGAGATTGTGCGTCTGCTGGTCTCGGAGAGTTTTCTGCTCGCCATCGCGGGAACCGCCCTCGGGCTTGGCGTCGCAAGCGTCATGCTTCCAGCGCTGCTGGCCAATGCGCCGATGGCGATACCGCGCACGGGCGGCGTACATTTTGCCGCGATCTTCGCAGCCACCGTACTGCTGGTCTTCGTTGTCACGTTACTTTGCGGACTGCTGCCGTCCTGGCTTGTACTGCGCCGCAGCACTGCCGCGAATCTGCACACGCGGCAAACCACGGGAGCGTCTGCTCCGCACAGCCGCATGAGCAAGGCGCTGCTTGTGGCGCAGACGGCGATTGCGGTCCTGTTGCTCTCGGCGGCATCGCTGCTGCTCGTCGTATTTCTTCATCTGCGCGCCACGCCTTCAGGAGTGCAGCCGGAGCACCTTGCCGTGGCACAGGTGAATCTGAAGGGAAGCTCGTATGCCTCAACGCTTGCGACGACCCAGTTCATCCAGAAGGTCATCGATCGCCTGCAGCAATACCCCGGCGTCAAGCAGGTTGCGGCCAGCAATGGCTTTCCTCTGGACCGCGGACTGAACATCACGATGCCGCCGACGGGAAATCTGCAGAAGTCGGATCTGGTGGAGCTTCGGCTGGTGACTCCGGGCTACTTCCGCGCGGTTGGCATTCCTCTGCTTGCTGGCCGCGATATCGCGGAGACGGACAGGGCGGATTCGGCGCCCGTGATCGTCGTGAGCCAGGCGATTGCGAAAAAGCTCTGGCCGGGCAAGTCTCCGGTGGACGAGCACGTCAAGGCATTCTTCGGCAAGAACTCTCCGCCGCTGACGGTGATCGGCGTGGTTGCGGACTCGCACACGCACTCGCTCGCCGAAGATCCCGCGCTGCTGATCTATGAGCCCTTCACGCAGCAGTCCGATAAGAGTATGGCAACGCTCAATGGCTGGTTCCGCACCAGCTTTGCGATTCGCAGTGCGGCCGACACGGACCTTGCGGCGGCGGTGCAGAAGGCGATCCATGACGCCGACCCGGGCATTCCTGTCTCGCGCTATACGACGATGCAGACGATCATCGACAACTCGCTGGCGCGGCCCCGGTTCTTCTCATCGTTGGTCACCGCATTCGCGGGATTTGCGCTGGCGCTGACGGTGATCGGGCTGTTCGGCCTGCTGAGCTACCAGGTGACGCAGCGCACGCGCGAGATCGGTGTAAGGGTTGCTCTGGGAGCGACGCGGGGACAGGTGCTGAGGTTTGTTCTGAAGCGTGGGCTGACGTTGACGCTGCTCGGGCTTGCGCTGGGATCGGCAGCGAGCTTGCTGTTGCCTCGGCTCATTCACTCGATGATGAGCGACATCATCACGGGTGGAGGTCATGTGGCGACGGGGCTGCTCGGCACGTTGCCGGCGCTTGCTGTGGCGTGTGGCGCGATGCTGCTTGCGGCCGTGGTTGCAAGTTGGCTGCCGGCGCGGCGGGCTTCGGCGATTGAGCCTATGGAAGCGTTGCGGATGGAATAG
- a CDS encoding MFS transporter: MLFARKEPASFPTSSCTRPKAGRQRAFSHGAPAAICSKLRKRSRVQLPRVTEAPGQHSLRRHQTVTLLLLFLAGIVNFLDRSSLSIANTTVRAEMHLNATQMGWLLSAFSFAYGFAQLPLIGLLDRVGTRYVLGGGLTLWSAAQMLTGFVRTLPVFLVLRVLLGIGEAPFYPSGIRSTREWFSASTRARATAVMSSSQTVGLAVAPPILTWIMLRTGWRTMFIILGAAGLVVAALWIALHRARRDTPFAETEHSASTTIDARVPHPSQREGWDEAASPEPAWRALIRQRTVWGMMLGWGGVNYTVWLYLAWLPAYLEGERHLSLAKSGWVAALPFIAGAFGMLSSGYISDFLARRGLPLTTIHRRNIVGGMVVSAASTFLVAHSQSTAQAVAGISAALFCIHFAGTSGWGYVQAVSPLRYVASLGALQNFASFMIASAAPVVTGWLLDRTHSFTIALGLCSAVTLLGALCYATLAAPSGMHLDAET, from the coding sequence ATGCTGTTCGCGCGGAAGGAACCGGCGTCCTTCCCGACGTCAAGCTGCACTAGGCCAAAGGCAGGTCGGCAGCGGGCGTTTTCCCACGGAGCGCCCGCTGCGATCTGCTCCAAGCTCCGGAAGCGCTCGCGGGTACAATTACCCAGAGTGACCGAAGCCCCCGGACAACACAGCCTGCGCCGCCATCAGACAGTCACGCTGCTGCTGCTCTTTCTTGCGGGCATCGTCAACTTCCTCGATCGCTCCTCGCTCTCCATCGCCAACACCACCGTCCGCGCCGAGATGCACCTGAACGCCACGCAGATGGGCTGGCTGCTCTCGGCCTTCTCGTTTGCGTATGGATTCGCGCAGCTTCCGCTCATTGGCCTGCTCGATCGTGTGGGCACACGCTATGTGCTCGGCGGAGGACTCACACTCTGGTCGGCTGCGCAGATGCTCACCGGCTTCGTCCGCACGTTGCCTGTCTTCCTCGTCCTTCGTGTCCTGCTCGGCATCGGCGAAGCGCCGTTCTACCCTTCGGGCATCCGCTCCACGCGCGAGTGGTTCAGCGCTTCGACGCGAGCCCGCGCCACCGCCGTCATGAGCTCTTCGCAGACGGTTGGCCTCGCCGTCGCGCCACCCATCCTCACCTGGATCATGCTGCGCACCGGCTGGCGCACGATGTTCATCATTCTCGGTGCAGCCGGGCTTGTTGTTGCCGCGCTATGGATCGCGCTCCACCGCGCGCGACGCGATACTCCCTTCGCCGAAACGGAGCATTCCGCCAGTACAACAATAGATGCCCGGGTGCCCCACCCTTCGCAACGCGAAGGGTGGGATGAAGCTGCCTCCCCCGAACCCGCATGGCGAGCGCTCATTCGCCAACGGACCGTGTGGGGGATGATGCTCGGCTGGGGAGGCGTCAACTATACCGTCTGGCTCTATCTTGCATGGCTGCCCGCGTATCTCGAAGGCGAGCGTCACCTTTCGCTGGCGAAGAGCGGATGGGTGGCCGCGCTGCCTTTTATCGCCGGTGCCTTCGGCATGTTATCGAGTGGCTACATCTCCGACTTCCTCGCGCGTCGCGGCCTTCCGCTCACCACGATCCATCGCCGTAACATCGTCGGCGGCATGGTGGTCTCTGCGGCGAGCACCTTCCTCGTCGCGCACAGCCAGTCCACGGCGCAGGCCGTCGCGGGAATCAGCGCCGCGCTCTTCTGCATCCACTTCGCCGGGACCTCCGGCTGGGGATACGTGCAGGCCGTCAGCCCGCTGCGCTACGTCGCATCGCTCGGCGCGCTGCAGAACTTCGCCAGCTTCATGATCGCCTCGGCCGCACCCGTCGTTACCGGATGGCTGCTCGACCGCACGCACTCGTTCACCATCGCGCTCGGCCTGTGCAGCGCGGTGACGCTGCTGGGCGCGCTCTGCTACGCCACTCTCGCAGCCCCCAGCGGAATGCACCTCGACGCTGAAACCTGA
- a CDS encoding alkaline phosphatase family protein — MKKAVALLAFAAMCSTGYAANQDNARDGQHDPIKRVLLISIDGMHAVDFANCANGISTINNGKSYCPALAALGKTGVNYVAANTSKPSDSFPGLTAIITGGSPALTGVYYDVAYARNLDAPATTTGNGVAAGPCTAGAAPTGTTTEYEEGIDIDQSKLNGGAPGAALIDGGLHSIDPKKLPRDPAHGCAPVYPWEFVRANSIFSVIHKAGGYTAWSDKHPAYSSVASGIGPSALDDFYAPEINSNVIALPSIKTPTGLSCTTIPDPGSDLTAWTNSFKNIQCYDTLKVNAILNEIDGKDHLGARKTAVPNIFGMNFQAVSVGQKLVEGSTKGGYLDAAGTPSAALLDDIRFVDASIAAFVDELKEKGLYNSTLIVVTAKHGQSPIDPNRYVAQLKVGSSPATLLDGYGYIPSSESPGNPAGIGPTEDDVSLIWLKNSADTAASVSILESNATQIGLGQIYYGPSLALNYNDPAVDPRTPDIIVTPNAGIVYTGSHKKQSEHGGFGHDDTNVMLLLSNPGFRSRTVYAEVGTAQVAPTILKALDINPAELDAVRAEGTGVLPDVKLH, encoded by the coding sequence ATGAAAAAAGCTGTAGCTCTTCTTGCGTTTGCTGCGATGTGCTCTACGGGATATGCGGCCAATCAGGACAATGCCCGCGACGGACAACACGATCCGATCAAGCGTGTGCTTCTCATCAGCATCGACGGAATGCACGCCGTCGATTTTGCAAACTGTGCTAACGGGATCAGCACGATCAACAACGGCAAGTCCTACTGCCCGGCACTGGCCGCTCTCGGCAAGACCGGCGTCAACTATGTTGCAGCCAACACGTCGAAGCCGTCGGACTCCTTCCCCGGGCTTACAGCGATCATCACAGGCGGAAGCCCCGCGCTGACCGGCGTCTACTATGACGTTGCCTATGCCCGCAACCTTGACGCTCCGGCGACCACGACCGGCAACGGCGTCGCCGCCGGACCCTGCACGGCAGGCGCTGCTCCTACCGGCACCACGACCGAGTACGAAGAAGGCATCGACATCGACCAGAGCAAACTCAACGGCGGAGCGCCCGGCGCTGCGCTGATCGACGGAGGTCTCCACTCCATCGATCCCAAGAAGCTGCCGCGCGATCCCGCCCACGGCTGCGCTCCCGTCTATCCGTGGGAGTTCGTCCGCGCCAACAGCATCTTCAGCGTCATCCACAAGGCTGGTGGATATACCGCCTGGTCGGATAAGCATCCCGCATACTCCTCCGTCGCCAGCGGCATCGGCCCCTCGGCGCTCGACGACTTCTACGCGCCCGAGATCAACTCCAACGTCATCGCGCTTCCATCCATCAAGACGCCGACCGGCCTCTCCTGCACCACCATCCCGGACCCCGGCTCAGACCTCACCGCATGGACCAACAGCTTCAAAAACATCCAGTGCTACGACACGCTGAAGGTCAACGCCATCCTGAATGAGATTGACGGCAAAGACCACCTCGGCGCGCGCAAGACCGCTGTGCCGAATATCTTCGGCATGAACTTTCAGGCCGTCAGCGTCGGCCAGAAGCTGGTCGAGGGCAGCACCAAGGGTGGTTATCTCGATGCAGCAGGAACTCCCTCTGCGGCTCTTCTTGACGACATCAGGTTTGTCGATGCGTCCATCGCCGCGTTCGTCGACGAGCTGAAAGAGAAGGGGCTCTACAACTCCACTCTGATCGTCGTCACTGCCAAGCACGGTCAGTCGCCGATCGACCCCAACCGCTACGTCGCGCAGCTCAAGGTTGGTTCATCGCCTGCGACGCTGCTCGATGGCTATGGCTATATCCCCAGCTCCGAGTCACCCGGCAACCCTGCCGGCATCGGCCCAACCGAGGACGATGTCTCGCTCATCTGGCTGAAGAACTCGGCCGACACCGCTGCCAGCGTCAGCATCCTCGAGAGCAACGCCACGCAGATCGGCCTCGGTCAGATCTACTACGGCCCGTCGCTGGCGCTCAACTACAACGATCCCGCCGTCGATCCCCGTACGCCTGACATCATCGTTACTCCGAACGCGGGAATCGTGTACACCGGAAGCCACAAGAAGCAGTCCGAGCATGGAGGCTTCGGCCATGACGACACCAACGTCATGCTGCTGCTCTCCAACCCCGGCTTCCGTTCACGTACGGTCTACGCAGAGGTAGGAACAGCGCAGGTCGCGCCCACCATCCTCAAAGCGCTCGACATCAACCCGGCAGAGCTCGATGCTGTTCGCGCGGAAGGAACCGGCGTCCTTCCCGACGTCAAGCTGCACTAG
- a CDS encoding RidA family protein, protein MQTQSRRGLLKNAAKAAVAAGTVLATQKATAQTSKPVKKDATGKSQTQFPFTTVVSYGNLLFVSGIGCRVPGTIEENTKWVLDEIEKNLTAAGSSLEKILKINIFMEDIKQFDRMNAVYKTRKWGPVFPARNTVQPAALPAGDYGLAIDCVAYI, encoded by the coding sequence ATGCAGACACAATCACGAAGAGGCCTGCTGAAGAACGCCGCGAAGGCCGCCGTCGCGGCAGGCACGGTTCTCGCTACGCAAAAGGCCACCGCACAGACCTCGAAGCCGGTGAAGAAAGACGCCACGGGAAAGTCGCAGACGCAATTTCCCTTCACCACGGTCGTCTCGTACGGCAACCTGCTCTTCGTCTCCGGCATTGGCTGCCGCGTGCCGGGCACCATCGAGGAGAACACCAAATGGGTGCTCGACGAGATCGAGAAAAACCTAACCGCTGCGGGCTCGTCGCTCGAAAAAATCCTCAAGATCAACATCTTCATGGAGGACATCAAGCAGTTCGACCGCATGAACGCCGTCTACAAGACGCGCAAGTGGGGACCGGTCTTTCCCGCGCGCAACACGGTGCAGCCAGCGGCGCTTCCCGCAGGCGATTACGGCCTTGCCATCGACTGCGTCGCCTACATTTAG
- a CDS encoding DUF1080 domain-containing protein has protein sequence MRTLYSTALALAAVMASAAPVVAQQAAPAMKHQDTEVYEPVPPIVTPGATDSAPPSDAIVLFDGKNEDQWVSAQDHTPAQWIVHDGILTVSKEKGVGNIETKKTFKDYQLHIEWRIPADITGSDQARGNSGVFLASTGPRDDGYELQVLDNYNNKTYVNGQVGAIYKQAIPLANPARKPGEWQSYDVVWTAPRFNSDGSLKSPAYVTVFMNGVLVQNHFQVQGQTLYVGKPFYKAYDRAPIKLQAHGDKSEPISFRNIWARDLTFDPSYTLK, from the coding sequence ATGCGAACCCTCTATTCGACCGCTCTTGCCCTTGCCGCTGTCATGGCTTCCGCCGCTCCAGTTGTTGCTCAGCAGGCCGCTCCTGCGATGAAGCACCAGGACACCGAGGTGTATGAGCCGGTGCCTCCGATCGTCACCCCCGGAGCGACGGACTCGGCCCCGCCTTCCGACGCAATCGTGTTGTTCGACGGCAAGAATGAAGACCAGTGGGTGTCCGCGCAGGACCACACGCCCGCACAGTGGATCGTGCACGATGGCATCCTCACCGTAAGCAAGGAGAAGGGCGTCGGCAATATCGAGACGAAGAAGACCTTCAAGGACTATCAGCTCCACATCGAGTGGAGGATTCCGGCCGACATCACGGGCTCGGACCAGGCGCGCGGCAACAGCGGCGTCTTTCTTGCCTCAACCGGCCCCAGGGACGATGGCTATGAGCTGCAGGTGCTCGACAACTACAACAACAAGACGTATGTGAATGGCCAGGTGGGCGCTATCTACAAGCAGGCCATTCCGTTGGCCAACCCTGCGCGCAAGCCCGGCGAGTGGCAGAGCTACGACGTGGTGTGGACAGCGCCGCGCTTCAACAGCGACGGGTCGTTGAAGTCGCCGGCATACGTCACGGTCTTCATGAACGGCGTGCTGGTGCAGAACCACTTCCAGGTGCAGGGACAGACGCTCTATGTCGGCAAGCCGTTCTACAAGGCGTACGACAGGGCCCCGATCAAGCTCCAGGCGCACGGCGACAAGAGCGAGCCGATCAGCTTCAGGAACATCTGGGCGCGCGATCTGACCTTCGACCCAAGCTACACGTTGAAGTAG
- a CDS encoding DUF3291 domain-containing protein gives MAFVSVTRLRIRSVRFMPAFVVYAFRSRQQAREAPGFVTGALLHDREMTFWTMTIWDAQESMRGFMTSGAHKQVMPRLLNWCDEASVVHWSQPEATLPSWAAADARMRATGRPSKVLHPSPRHASLSYREPRTAAGAIIK, from the coding sequence ATGGCATTTGTCAGCGTGACGCGGTTGCGGATCCGGTCGGTGCGTTTCATGCCGGCGTTTGTTGTATACGCCTTCCGTTCGCGGCAGCAGGCGCGGGAAGCGCCGGGGTTTGTAACCGGCGCGCTTCTCCATGACCGCGAGATGACGTTCTGGACAATGACGATCTGGGATGCGCAGGAGAGCATGCGGGGGTTTATGACCAGCGGCGCGCACAAGCAGGTCATGCCGCGTCTGTTGAACTGGTGCGATGAGGCCTCGGTGGTCCACTGGTCACAGCCGGAAGCGACGCTGCCGAGCTGGGCCGCAGCCGACGCGCGCATGCGCGCGACCGGACGCCCCTCGAAGGTGCTGCATCCAAGTCCGCGACATGCGAGCCTGAGCTATCGGGAGCCGCGCACGGCAGCGGGCGCAATCATTAAATAG
- a CDS encoding Gfo/Idh/MocA family oxidoreductase, producing the protein MQLHAQAKPIRVVIVGLVHGHVKGFLRDLPKSKDATLVAIVEPDTALAAQYEKQYKLDHALFHTDLEQTLTATRPDAVLVYTTILDHRKVIEAAARHGISSMVEKPLSTTVEDALAIRAAARKNKVHVLVNYETTWYSSNAEAFRLINDNKLGDVRKVVVHDGHEGPAEIGVGPEWLPWLTDPVRNGAGALFDFGCYGADLMTVMMHGEAPISVTAASQTDKPQLYPHVEDDATIILRYPRTQAVLMPSWNWSFARKDMEVYGTNGTAVTVGPSGIRTRFRGEKQEQSSDAPALPASAATSLGYLAAVIHGETKDTGDLSALDTNVIVMQILDAARTSAATGRTVTLKPLPQ; encoded by the coding sequence ATGCAGCTCCACGCGCAGGCGAAGCCCATCCGCGTCGTCATCGTCGGCCTGGTGCACGGCCACGTCAAAGGCTTCCTGCGCGACCTGCCCAAAAGCAAGGACGCGACCCTCGTCGCCATCGTCGAGCCTGACACCGCTCTCGCCGCGCAGTACGAGAAGCAGTACAAGCTCGACCACGCGCTCTTCCACACCGACCTCGAGCAGACCCTCACCGCCACCCGCCCCGACGCCGTCCTCGTCTACACCACCATCCTCGACCACCGCAAAGTGATCGAGGCCGCGGCCCGCCACGGCATCTCGTCCATGGTCGAAAAGCCGCTCTCCACCACCGTCGAAGACGCGCTCGCCATTCGCGCCGCCGCGCGCAAAAACAAGGTCCACGTCCTCGTAAACTACGAGACCACCTGGTACTCCTCCAACGCCGAGGCCTTCCGCCTCATCAACGACAACAAGCTCGGCGACGTCCGCAAGGTCGTTGTCCACGACGGACACGAAGGCCCCGCCGAGATCGGCGTCGGTCCCGAGTGGCTGCCCTGGCTCACCGACCCCGTCCGCAACGGAGCCGGCGCCCTCTTCGACTTCGGCTGCTACGGCGCCGACCTCATGACCGTCATGATGCACGGCGAAGCTCCCATCAGCGTCACCGCCGCCTCGCAGACCGACAAGCCCCAGCTCTATCCGCACGTCGAAGACGACGCCACCATCATCCTTCGCTACCCCAGGACGCAGGCTGTATTAATGCCGTCGTGGAACTGGAGCTTCGCGCGCAAAGACATGGAGGTCTACGGCACCAACGGCACCGCCGTCACCGTCGGCCCGTCGGGCATCCGCACCCGCTTCCGTGGCGAAAAGCAGGAGCAATCGTCCGACGCTCCCGCGCTCCCTGCCAGCGCCGCCACCTCGCTCGGCTACCTCGCCGCCGTCATCCATGGCGAGACCAAAGACACCGGCGATCTCTCCGCCCTCGACACCAACGTCATCGTGATGCAGATCCTCGACGCCGCACGCACCTCCGCCGCCACAGGACGTACCGTCACGCTCAAGCCGCTGCCGCAATAA